The Desulfobotulus mexicanus genome has a segment encoding these proteins:
- a CDS encoding hybrid sensor histidine kinase/response regulator — protein MLNDKAILDEFVLEAREHLAKVEEDILGMEGGDIENTAELVNGLFRAVHSIKGSAGFLGLSAIGSLTHAMEALLSMVRSGEISVDSILADALLAGVDHVQTLLDDVDNSNEVDISAIQKRLDSLLEDCLPDQAKKDRKTEAMLHTGENLLPFPVSAYTLNRIDKAQHLYLLRYDLAAMEKDGKRPMEIIAGLLSAGEIVEAELSLDAFDLRQSLPKGPLSYQVLYATILEEDLVPMISGLADDAIQPVSREQACSLCPEERQTEQAEREEQTDSIAEPKIFFSPPLPEPAAESEKTKERPQKNLQKDETGTRRSAGDKSSDKGGSIRIRLDILDELMTLAGELVLVRNQHLLAADHTGNLAQRLDGVTTELQQTIMRTRMQPIGNVFAKLPRMVRDLSQKLEKNIELEMEGQDVELDKTILEALADPLTHLIRNACDHGIESPADRMAAGKPETGHIRVTARHEAGQIVLVLSDDGKGMDTERIRKKALDLGLKKESELSLMTDNEICQLTMLSGFSTADRVSEVSGRGVGMDVVKTSIETLGGSLQLSSVQGQGSKFRIALPLTLAIIPCLTVRVNGERFAIPQVNLDELVCLYDEDIKQRISCVGSHEVCRLRETLLPMVRMAEVLKRPEPFTEKIQADIARSPRKPEKNSLTFAVVKVGSHRFGLEVDEVIGTEEIVVKPMHPALKSIPIYSGATIMGDGDVALILDIDGIARHTGVPLAAGSEDGPEKSISTQPVLLTASGPHEQFAMALQLVRRVEKIAAKDIERMGQREFITLDETPTRIIRLDNLLPVSACPESETYHLLLPKFSEKPFGILFSEIRDIVDIPLDLATKSVPGKGILGAAVIRERLSLFLDPFQLIETAEPEWFGDRIRAQEKKQQRILMAEDTVFFTQLVRNYLTSDGYHVQTAANGKEALKKLKEESFDLLVSDLEMPEMDGWELIRQVRKDPDIRGMKAIALTALATEADRTRTLNAGFDAFEVKIDRETLRRRIRSMLGHDSSLQRKSA, from the coding sequence ATGCTGAACGACAAAGCGATTCTCGATGAATTTGTTCTGGAAGCCCGGGAGCACCTTGCAAAGGTGGAAGAAGATATTCTGGGCATGGAAGGCGGAGATATTGAAAATACTGCTGAGCTTGTCAACGGGCTTTTCAGAGCCGTGCATTCCATTAAAGGGAGTGCCGGATTTCTGGGCCTCAGTGCCATAGGTTCCCTGACCCATGCCATGGAAGCCCTGCTCTCCATGGTGCGTTCCGGAGAGATTTCTGTGGACAGCATTCTGGCCGATGCCCTGCTTGCGGGCGTTGATCATGTACAGACCCTGCTCGATGACGTGGATAACAGCAATGAGGTAGACATTTCCGCCATACAGAAAAGGCTGGACAGCCTCCTTGAAGACTGTCTTCCGGATCAGGCGAAAAAGGACAGAAAAACCGAGGCCATGCTGCATACGGGAGAAAATCTTCTTCCCTTTCCCGTTTCCGCCTATACCCTGAACCGCATAGATAAAGCCCAGCACCTCTACCTGCTGCGCTATGACCTTGCGGCCATGGAAAAGGACGGAAAACGGCCCATGGAAATCATAGCCGGTCTTCTTTCCGCAGGTGAAATTGTGGAAGCGGAGCTTTCCCTCGATGCCTTTGACCTGCGCCAGTCCCTTCCCAAAGGCCCCTTAAGCTATCAGGTTCTCTATGCCACCATCCTTGAAGAAGATCTGGTTCCCATGATCAGCGGGCTTGCCGATGATGCAATTCAGCCCGTATCCCGAGAGCAGGCCTGTTCCCTATGCCCAGAAGAAAGACAGACAGAACAGGCTGAACGGGAAGAGCAGACGGATTCCATAGCTGAACCGAAAATATTCTTTAGCCCACCCCTTCCCGAACCCGCTGCTGAATCTGAAAAAACGAAGGAAAGGCCGCAGAAAAATCTTCAGAAGGATGAAACCGGAACCCGCAGATCTGCAGGAGATAAAAGTTCCGACAAAGGAGGCAGCATCCGCATACGTCTGGATATTCTGGACGAACTGATGACCCTTGCAGGGGAACTGGTACTGGTCCGCAATCAGCATCTTCTGGCAGCGGATCATACAGGAAATCTTGCCCAGAGACTGGATGGAGTAACCACGGAGCTGCAGCAGACCATCATGCGCACCCGCATGCAGCCCATAGGCAATGTTTTTGCAAAACTGCCCCGCATGGTAAGGGACCTTTCCCAGAAGCTTGAAAAAAACATAGAGCTTGAAATGGAAGGGCAGGATGTGGAGCTGGATAAAACCATACTTGAAGCCCTTGCCGATCCCCTGACCCATCTCATCCGCAATGCCTGCGACCATGGCATTGAATCTCCGGCAGACCGTATGGCTGCAGGAAAACCCGAAACCGGGCATATCCGTGTGACGGCCCGCCATGAAGCCGGACAGATTGTCCTTGTACTCAGCGATGACGGCAAGGGCATGGATACGGAAAGAATCCGTAAAAAAGCCCTGGATCTGGGCCTGAAAAAAGAATCGGAACTTTCCCTGATGACTGACAATGAAATCTGTCAGCTTACCATGCTTTCTGGTTTTTCCACCGCAGACAGGGTTTCAGAGGTTTCAGGCCGGGGCGTTGGCATGGATGTGGTAAAAACATCCATTGAAACTCTGGGCGGTTCTCTGCAGCTTTCTTCGGTGCAGGGTCAGGGATCAAAATTCCGCATCGCCCTGCCCCTGACACTTGCCATAATTCCCTGCCTCACGGTACGGGTCAATGGGGAGCGCTTTGCCATTCCGCAGGTAAATCTGGATGAACTGGTCTGCCTCTATGATGAAGATATAAAACAACGGATTTCCTGTGTTGGTTCCCATGAGGTATGCCGCCTGAGGGAAACCCTTCTGCCCATGGTGCGTATGGCAGAGGTATTGAAAAGACCGGAACCCTTTACGGAAAAAATACAGGCTGACATTGCCAGATCACCCAGAAAACCTGAAAAAAACAGCCTTACCTTTGCCGTGGTCAAGGTGGGCAGCCACCGTTTCGGCCTTGAAGTAGACGAGGTCATAGGTACGGAAGAAATTGTTGTCAAACCCATGCATCCGGCCCTGAAATCCATCCCCATCTATTCCGGTGCCACCATCATGGGAGACGGGGATGTGGCCCTGATTCTCGACATAGACGGCATTGCCCGGCATACGGGAGTGCCTCTGGCGGCAGGCAGCGAAGATGGGCCTGAGAAAAGTATCAGTACCCAGCCTGTCCTTCTCACCGCATCCGGCCCCCACGAGCAGTTTGCCATGGCCCTGCAACTGGTAAGGCGGGTGGAAAAAATAGCGGCAAAGGACATTGAACGCATGGGCCAGAGGGAATTCATCACCCTTGATGAAACCCCCACCCGGATTATCAGGCTTGATAATCTTCTGCCCGTATCTGCCTGTCCCGAAAGTGAAACCTATCATCTGCTCTTACCCAAATTTTCTGAAAAACCCTTTGGCATTCTTTTCTCGGAAATAAGGGACATCGTAGATATCCCCCTGGATCTGGCCACCAAAAGCGTTCCGGGTAAAGGCATACTGGGAGCCGCCGTAATCCGGGAGAGGCTTTCCCTCTTTCTTGACCCCTTCCAGCTCATTGAAACGGCGGAGCCGGAATGGTTCGGCGACAGAATCAGGGCGCAGGAAAAAAAGCAGCAGCGAATTCTCATGGCCGAAGACACGGTCTTTTTTACCCAGCTTGTGCGTAATTACCTGACCTCGGATGGCTACCATGTTCAGACTGCAGCCAATGGGAAGGAAGCCCTGAAAAAGCTTAAGGAAGAAAGTTTTGATCTTCTGGTCAGTGACCTTGAAATGCCGGAAATGGACGGGTGGGAACTGATACGGCAGGTACGAAAAGACCCGGATATAAGGGGAATGAAGGCCATTGCCCTCACGGCCCTTGCCACGGAAGCGGACCGCACCCGTACCCTGAATGCCGGGTTTGATGCCTTTGAAGTGAAAATTGACAGGGAAACCCTGCGCAGGCGTATCCGCAGCATGCTTGGGCATGATTCTTCTTTGCAAAGGAAAAGCGCATGA
- a CDS encoding chemotaxis protein CheW, translated as MNLNTGNHRQICTFIIEGEHYGLDILDVKEVHAGNRFTPIHHAPETVRGYVNIRGQIHLIVDLKVLLGHSPTPEKENTRILLFKPGAGEAFGVMVDAIGDVCPAPDSLIAPMDSQAGSSATGVLRQLATGILKNSKQLVTLLSAQSILQHLSPLSSDKISGSTGKSK; from the coding sequence ATGAACCTTAACACAGGAAATCACCGTCAGATCTGCACCTTTATCATTGAAGGAGAACACTACGGGCTGGATATTCTCGATGTCAAGGAAGTCCATGCCGGAAACCGTTTTACCCCCATCCACCATGCACCGGAAACTGTGCGGGGATATGTGAATATCCGGGGCCAGATTCATCTGATCGTGGACCTGAAGGTGCTGCTTGGGCATTCCCCCACTCCGGAGAAGGAAAATACCCGTATTCTGCTCTTCAAACCCGGAGCTGGAGAGGCCTTTGGCGTTATGGTGGATGCCATAGGAGATGTCTGTCCGGCTCCGGACAGCCTGATTGCGCCCATGGACAGTCAGGCAGGTTCCTCCGCCACCGGCGTTCTGCGTCAGCTGGCCACTGGAATTCTTAAAAACAGCAAGCAACTGGTGACCCTGCTTTCTGCGCAAAGCATCCTGCAGCATCTGTCACCATTATCTTCAGATAAAATATCCGGCAGCACCGGAAAATCTAAATAA
- a CDS encoding methyl-accepting chemotaxis protein: protein MKLKDLGIAKKLGIGFGIVCLALLLLGGASIRGMVNIGSDMTRLGSYTLPVANEIADLENSTLAAIVAMQNFIMNGNADYLSEGRRQIALSHTHLDRLAELHRQYTQANSQANEKGRAAIHSFSESIDLSERQIQDNLRNEAVFDQSGQNTLETFVNLLHRYEALQTEAMEAMALGNEMKYLMAMMRLSLTASALFDSEDSFKEMDRHNSRMADIAKNLAEKESNPALKKELEGLIQISARYRETADAWLSAFRKNPAQARSGDLARLLRDQGNIITNHVETFLLHKTSDVERILRNNDFIESLTRQVAHMRILEKTYILDRNETNRDRWLAHYADISKKLEQAAESATDEESREILAQIRTNLQLYRQNASIWVNNRLVLENETLPELQRRGHVLAQLCNQASENAWQQFHIASENTLSIVKRATWGLSIVTLLGLAFAIAAGFTISKSISRPVQRLVKTAEALARGDMTSKSRISQKDEIGQLAHAVDTSMEQLATVVRDVKGNADTLAGASEELSTVSHQLASGSEEVTTQATNVAGATEQMSTNISTMASATEEMSVNIQGISSTAEQMSTNMKAVTLSMEESSAGIYKIAENAETNTAIAEKAMDLAGSATETMNLLGNAAKEIGDVTEVIKRIAEQTNLLALNATIEAASAGDAGRGFAVVASEIKALASQSAHAAENIAARIRGVQDTTGEAVRGIADVSGIIADITKRTNDTTEAVKNQTRIAETIASNIAEATAGIQHIATGIAEVAQGANDMSRNAGEAAQAARDIAANIQGVSAAAQQSSAAASQVNASAVDLSKLAGELRRHMEGFKTD, encoded by the coding sequence GTGAAACTCAAAGATCTTGGAATTGCAAAAAAACTGGGAATAGGTTTTGGCATTGTCTGTCTGGCCCTTCTGCTTCTCGGAGGTGCCAGCATACGGGGCATGGTCAACATCGGCAGTGACATGACACGCCTTGGCAGCTACACCCTGCCCGTGGCCAATGAAATCGCAGATCTTGAAAACTCCACTCTGGCCGCCATTGTGGCCATGCAGAACTTTATCATGAACGGCAATGCTGATTACCTTAGCGAAGGCCGCAGGCAGATTGCCCTGTCCCATACCCATCTGGACAGGCTGGCGGAACTCCACAGGCAATATACGCAAGCCAACAGTCAGGCCAATGAAAAGGGCAGGGCTGCCATCCACAGCTTTTCCGAAAGCATCGACTTAAGTGAAAGGCAGATTCAGGACAATCTGCGTAATGAAGCGGTTTTTGACCAGTCCGGCCAAAACACCCTTGAGACCTTTGTCAATCTCCTTCATCGCTATGAAGCACTTCAGACTGAAGCCATGGAAGCCATGGCCCTTGGCAATGAAATGAAATACCTCATGGCCATGATGCGCCTTTCCCTCACGGCCAGCGCCCTCTTTGACAGTGAAGACAGCTTTAAGGAAATGGACCGCCATAACAGCCGCATGGCAGATATTGCAAAAAATCTGGCGGAAAAGGAATCAAATCCTGCGCTTAAAAAGGAACTGGAAGGTCTTATTCAGATCTCTGCCCGGTACAGGGAAACGGCAGATGCATGGTTGTCAGCTTTCCGTAAGAATCCTGCGCAGGCCAGAAGCGGCGATCTGGCAAGGCTTCTGCGGGATCAGGGGAATATCATTACAAACCATGTGGAAACCTTCCTTTTACACAAAACCAGCGACGTGGAGAGGATCCTCAGAAATAATGATTTCATAGAAAGTCTCACCCGTCAGGTGGCCCATATGCGCATTCTGGAAAAAACCTATATTCTGGACCGCAATGAAACCAACCGGGACCGCTGGCTGGCCCACTATGCAGACATCAGCAAAAAACTGGAGCAGGCAGCAGAAAGTGCCACAGATGAAGAAAGCAGAGAAATTCTGGCCCAAATCCGGACGAATCTGCAACTGTATCGCCAGAATGCTTCCATCTGGGTCAACAACCGCCTTGTCCTTGAAAACGAAACCCTGCCCGAGCTCCAGAGGCGCGGTCATGTTCTTGCTCAGCTCTGCAATCAGGCTTCGGAAAATGCATGGCAGCAGTTCCACATTGCGTCGGAGAACACCCTGAGTATCGTAAAAAGAGCCACATGGGGACTTTCCATCGTGACCCTCCTTGGCCTTGCCTTTGCCATTGCCGCAGGCTTTACCATATCAAAAAGCATCAGCAGACCGGTACAGCGCCTTGTAAAAACCGCTGAAGCCCTTGCAAGGGGCGATATGACATCCAAAAGCCGCATCAGCCAGAAGGATGAAATCGGTCAGCTGGCCCATGCCGTTGACACTTCCATGGAGCAACTGGCCACGGTGGTACGGGATGTGAAAGGCAACGCCGATACCCTTGCAGGTGCGTCCGAAGAGCTTTCCACTGTTTCCCATCAGCTGGCGTCTGGCTCCGAAGAGGTCACCACCCAGGCCACCAACGTGGCAGGAGCCACTGAACAGATGAGTACCAACATCAGCACCATGGCTTCCGCCACCGAGGAAATGAGTGTCAATATTCAGGGTATTTCCAGCACCGCAGAACAGATGAGCACCAACATGAAGGCTGTAACCCTTTCCATGGAAGAATCCAGTGCTGGGATTTATAAAATAGCCGAAAATGCTGAAACCAACACGGCCATAGCAGAAAAAGCCATGGATCTTGCGGGTTCTGCCACGGAAACCATGAATCTTTTAGGTAATGCAGCCAAAGAAATCGGAGATGTCACGGAAGTCATCAAGCGCATTGCGGAGCAGACCAACCTCCTGGCCCTTAACGCCACCATTGAGGCAGCCAGTGCAGGAGATGCGGGACGGGGCTTTGCCGTTGTTGCCAGTGAAATCAAGGCCCTTGCCAGCCAGAGCGCCCATGCGGCGGAAAACATAGCCGCCAGAATCCGGGGCGTTCAGGACACCACGGGAGAAGCCGTCAGGGGCATTGCCGATGTTTCTGGTATCATTGCCGATATTACAAAACGTACCAATGACACCACGGAAGCGGTAAAGAATCAGACCCGCATTGCAGAAACCATTGCCAGCAACATCGCCGAAGCCACGGCAGGCATCCAGCACATTGCAACGGGTATTGCCGAGGTGGCTCAGGGTGCCAATGACATGAGCCGCAATGCCGGTGAGGCAGCCCAGGCAGCCCGAGACATCGCCGCCAACATTCAGGGCGTGAGTGCCGCAGCCCAGCAGTCCAGTGCAGCGGCCAGTCAGGTGAATGCCTCCGCTGTGGATCTCAGCAAACTTGCAGGAGAACTGCGGCGGCATATGGAAGGCTTTAAAACAGATTGA
- the cheB gene encoding chemotaxis-specific protein-glutamate methyltransferase CheB, giving the protein MSSPITVLIVDDSRIFRNALALSLSEEKDIKVLGSVRNGRKALEFLEKNPVDIITLDLDMPEMDGLSTLKAIRSLKAPAPGVLVISGHAGSAEDLRRESLAAGAFAYIPKPVAVAGELPLERLKNAVAPRIRSYIKRGIPSPLPPECLPCPDSSRNKKNQTEVILIGVSTGGPKALHALLPKLCRDTSLPILVVQHMPPDFTLSLAESLNAQCSHSVVEAEDGMEVLPEKVYIAPGGRHMLVRKSGTKIKIVLNDGPAEKGCRPSADILFRSAAAVWEHRTLALVLTGMGRDGTQGAASLKRAGATIFVQDEKSSVVWGMPGSVVAAGLSDAIFPIETMARAVHQYLTSCSGV; this is encoded by the coding sequence ATGTCTTCTCCCATAACCGTTCTTATTGTGGATGACTCTCGCATTTTCCGGAATGCTCTGGCCTTAAGCCTTTCCGAAGAAAAGGACATCAAGGTTCTGGGCTCCGTGAGAAACGGCAGAAAAGCCCTTGAGTTTCTGGAAAAGAACCCCGTTGATATCATCACTCTGGATCTGGACATGCCGGAAATGGATGGTCTTTCAACCCTGAAAGCCATCCGCAGCCTTAAAGCCCCTGCACCTGGTGTTCTTGTCATCAGCGGACACGCGGGCAGTGCGGAGGATCTCAGGAGAGAAAGCCTTGCTGCAGGAGCCTTTGCCTATATCCCCAAACCCGTGGCTGTGGCAGGTGAACTTCCACTGGAACGGCTTAAAAATGCCGTTGCTCCCAGAATCCGGTCCTATATAAAGCGGGGCATCCCCTCTCCCCTTCCCCCTGAATGCCTGCCCTGTCCGGATTCATCCAGAAACAAAAAAAACCAGACAGAAGTTATCCTCATCGGTGTTTCCACAGGTGGCCCAAAAGCCCTGCATGCCCTGCTGCCCAAACTCTGTAGGGATACTTCCCTGCCAATTCTGGTGGTGCAGCACATGCCCCCTGATTTCACGCTCTCCCTTGCAGAAAGCCTCAATGCCCAGTGCAGCCACAGCGTTGTGGAAGCAGAAGACGGGATGGAGGTTCTGCCTGAAAAGGTGTACATCGCCCCCGGCGGGCGGCATATGCTGGTGAGAAAATCCGGAACAAAAATTAAAATTGTGCTGAATGACGGACCAGCGGAAAAGGGCTGCCGGCCTTCGGCGGACATTCTGTTCCGTTCTGCTGCCGCAGTCTGGGAACACAGGACTCTGGCTCTGGTTCTTACGGGTATGGGCCGGGACGGAACCCAGGGCGCTGCAAGCCTGAAACGTGCGGGAGCCACAATTTTTGTTCAAGATGAAAAAAGCAGTGTGGTCTGGGGGATGCCGGGCAGTGTCGTGGCAGCGGGTCTTTCCGATGCCATTTTCCCCATTGAAACCATGGCCCGTGCCGTTCATCAATATCTTACATCCTGCTCCGGAGTCTAA
- a CDS encoding CheR family methyltransferase, whose amino-acid sequence MELSQNAFDQLRTWIHEACGIYLHTGKEYLVQQRLSAMVKEEGCRDFPSFFQKLRNSRDPLLKNRVIDAMTTNETYFFRDQHPFDTFFNSLLPAMALKKKAGVKSKFRIWSAGSSTGQEAYSLAMLIHEFCSSATQPLSSHSFEIIGTDISAPVLDKARAGIYSDLEISRGLSPERRNKYFSKISENKWQLSDSIRNLVRFQTLNFIDSFPNMGLFDLILCRNVLIYFDEATKRRIFNHFASILDSDGHLILGGSENIYGISTAFKSKKEGMTLIYEKINGREPIAVQSSAVARSFFST is encoded by the coding sequence ATGGAACTGTCCCAGAACGCCTTTGACCAGCTTCGTACATGGATACATGAAGCCTGTGGCATTTATCTGCATACTGGCAAGGAATATCTTGTACAGCAGCGCCTTAGCGCTATGGTTAAGGAAGAAGGTTGCAGGGATTTTCCTTCCTTTTTCCAGAAACTCAGAAACAGCAGAGACCCTTTATTAAAAAACCGCGTCATCGATGCCATGACCACCAATGAAACCTATTTTTTCAGGGATCAGCATCCCTTTGATACTTTTTTCAACTCCCTTCTGCCTGCAATGGCCCTTAAAAAAAAAGCCGGTGTCAAATCAAAGTTTCGTATCTGGAGTGCGGGATCTTCCACAGGCCAGGAAGCCTACAGCCTTGCCATGCTCATCCATGAATTCTGTTCCTCTGCAACTCAGCCCCTTTCTTCCCATTCTTTTGAAATCATTGGCACAGATATCTCGGCACCGGTTCTGGATAAAGCCCGTGCAGGCATCTATTCAGACCTTGAAATAAGCCGGGGACTTTCTCCTGAACGCAGAAATAAATATTTTTCAAAAATCAGTGAAAACAAATGGCAGCTCAGCGACTCCATCCGCAACCTTGTCCGTTTCCAGACCCTCAATTTTATAGACAGTTTCCCAAATATGGGTCTCTTTGATCTGATTTTATGCCGCAATGTACTGATTTATTTTGATGAAGCCACCAAACGGCGTATTTTTAATCACTTTGCCAGCATACTGGACTCCGATGGACATCTCATCCTTGGAGGCAGCGAAAATATTTATGGAATAAGCACGGCTTTCAAAAGCAAAAAAGAAGGGATGACCCTTATCTATGAAAAAATAAATGGAAGGGAACCCATTGCCGTTCAATCATCCGCCGTGGCCAGATCTTTCTTTTCTACCTGA